From Lycium ferocissimum isolate CSIRO_LF1 chromosome 12, AGI_CSIRO_Lferr_CH_V1, whole genome shotgun sequence, one genomic window encodes:
- the LOC132041043 gene encoding uncharacterized protein LOC132041043 — protein sequence MDSPTMTNPGSVSSSNDDAPRVKFLCSFSGSILPRPQDGKLRYVGGETRIVCVPRDISYDELMAKMREIFEGAMVLKYQQPDEDLDALVSVVNDDDVVNMMEEYDKLGSGDGICGLSRLRIFLFSHPDQDGSLHFCDGDERDNERRYVDALNSLNESPEYRTGQHNEFDEQCFSQMNLDGGLHNLRSNEVPIPQMNLRHLTIPHLGITQPQQSVNQRYNEMEAPWSPAYYSPRQPGHLDVPRPLSEFPNSPSSSRYYSPYADFQERNFEEYGRVQVNHPSVYDHQPQYTDNVMLFPNGPVPDKSGFPGNILHGANAFEGNSICEHCRMTFQPNTRVEEPQIHASLCQGLNYEDLRQIRTGRDPPGSQVYHDQVVGTGSQIHLPLVEDRGVRYGNSPYAAYGPDTGYQVAQANMPTHPLWRNVQSPGHGGPSYDVANPPQLVNGSASPGFVRGVMENSPRLQSGIGFDGFSMPEYSYAPAQNLMSNAHTPVNQSMQRTVEAIQAPAGMHTFATLEDPVLKSDILEPSGLLEGSNICSSSPTEALMEKIPLNPVCPVSTCLENAVKEGVSADTETIDANKKPQKDRLTSLSDAIPSPEKVALHPSVKDVKAEVPENADTAKVANENDAELADVQGGLEFDSENDNVNNSKIEPTKAEEEAIEKGLQTIKNEDLEEIRELGSGTYGSVFHGKWKGSDVAIKRIKASCFAGRPSERERLIADFWREALTLSSLHHPNVVSFYGVVRDGPDGSLATVTEFMVNGSLKQFLQKKDRTIDRRKRLIIAMDTAFGMEYLHGKNIVHFDLKCENLLVNMRDPHRPVCKIGDLGLSKVKQHTLVSGGVRGTLPWMAPELLSGKTKVTEKIDVYSFGIVMWELLTGDEPYADMHCASIIGGIVNNTLRPQIPTWCDPEWKALMESCWAPDPAERPSFSEISQRLRTMAAAMNVK from the exons ATGGATAGCCCCACAATGACGAATCCTGGCTCGGTTTCTAGTTCTAATGATGACGCTCCACGCGTTAAGTTCTTGTGTAGTTTCTCAGGAAGTATATTGCCAAGGCCTCAGGATGGGAAGCTTCGATATGTGGGTGGTGAGACGAGGATAGTGTGTGTTCCGCGTGATATTTCTTATGACGAACTCATGGCCAAAATGAGGGAAATCTTTGAAGGGGCAATGGTGTTGAAGTATCAGCAACCTGATGAGGATCTTGATGCTCTTGTCTCGGTAGTGAATGACGATGATGTGGTAAATATGATGGAGGAATATGATAAGTTGGGTTCTGGTGATGGAATATGTGGTCTCAGTAGGCTCAGGATCTTTCTGTTTTCCCACCCTGATCAAGATGGATCCTTGCATTTCTGTGATGGGGATGAGAGGGATAACGAGAGAAGATATGTGGACGCTTTGAATAGCCTTAATGAATCCCCAGAATACAGAACGGGACAACATAACGAATTTGATGAGCAGTGCTTTAGTCAGATGAATCTTGATGGCGGTCTTCATAATTTGAGGAGTAATGAAGTGCCTATACCTCAGATGAACTTACGTCACCTTACAATACCACATTTAGGTATAACTCAGCCCCAACAATCGGTTAATCAGAGGTATAATGAAATGGAGGCTCCTTGGAGTCCAGCATACTATTCTCCTAGACAGCCGGGACACCTTGATGTCCCACGGCCATTGTCGGAGTTTCCCAATTCTCCTTCTTCGTCGCGGTACTATTCTCCATACGCTGATTTCCAAGAGAGAAATTTTGAGGAGTACGGTCGTGTTCAGGTTAATCATCCATCTGTATATGATCACCAGCCTCAATATACAGATAACGTAATGTTATTTCCAAATGGACCTGTACCTGACAAGTCTGGCTTTCCAGGAAATATCCTTCATGGTGCTAATGCATTCGAGGGGAACAGTATATGTGAGCATTGCCGAATGACTTTTCAGCCAAATACTCGAGTTGAGGAACCACAAATCCATGCGTCACTTTGCCAAGGTCTTAATTATGAAGACCTTCGTCAAATTCGAACTGGACGGGATCCTCCTGGTAGTCAGGTATATCATGATCAGGTAGTAGGGACGGGATCTCAAATTCATCTTCCCTTGGTGGAAGATCGTGGAGTTCGCTATGGAAATTCACCTTATGCTGCTTATGGACCAGATACAGGATACCAGGTTGCTCAAGCAAATATGCCTACACATCCTTTGTGGAGGAATGTTCAAAGCCCAGGTCATGGAGGTCCTTCTTACGACGTTGCAAATCCACCCCAGCTGGTCAATGGTTCTGCTAGTCCTGGATTTGTCAGGGGTGTAATGGAAAATAGTCCTAGGTTGCAATCTGGAATCGGGTTTGATGGTTTTTCCATGCCTGAATATTCTTATGCACCAGCCCAAAACTTGATGTCAAATGCTCACACCCCGGTAAATCAGTCGATGCAACGTACTGTAGAAGCTATTCAGGCGCCAGCTGGCATGCACACTTTTGCAACTCTGGAGGATCCGGTGTTAAAATCTGATATATTAGAGCCTTCAGGTTTGCTGGAAGGCTCTAATATATGCAGCAGCAGTCCGAccgaagcattaatggaaaaaATTCCACTTAACCCTGTTTGTCCTGTGTCCACTTGCCTGGAAAATGCTGTAAAAGAAGGTGTTTCTGCAGATACTGAGACTATTGATGCTAACAAGAAGCCGCAAAAGGATCGGTTGACTTCCTTATCTGATGCAATTCCTTCTCCTGAAAAGGTAGCATTACATCCAAGTGTTAAGGATGTAAAAGCTGAAGTACCAGAAAATGCTGACACTGCTAAAGTGGCGAATGAGAATGATGCAGAGTTGGCT GATGTCCAAGGgggtttggagtttgattcagAGAATGACAATGTTAACAATTCCAAGATTGAGCCAACAAAGGCTGAGGAAGAAGCTATTGAGAAGGGATTGCAG ACAATCAAGAATGAAGATCTCGAGGAGATCCGGGAGTTGGGTTCCGGGACATATGGATCGGTTTTTCATGGAAAGTGGAAAGGGTCAGATGTTGCTATAAAGAGAATCAAAGCCAGCTGCTTTGCTGGTAGGCCATCTGAAAGGGAACGTCTG ATTGCAGATTTCTGGAGGGAAGCTCTGACATTGAGTTCACTGCACCATCCAAATGTTGTGTCTTTTTACGGTGTAGTTCGTGATGGTCCAGATGGATCTTTAGCAACTGTTACAGAATTCATGGTCAATGGATCATTGAAACAGTTTTTACAGAAAAAGGACAG GACTATTGATCGTCGTAAAAGGCTTATTATAGCCATGGATACTGCTTTTGGTATGGAGTATCTGCATGGGAAAAATATTGTTCACTTTGATCTAAAATGTGAAAATCTGTTGGTAAATATGCGGGATCCACATCGACCCGTCTGCAAG ATTGGTGATCTTGGCCTATCAAAGGTGAAACAACACACTTTAGTCTCGGGAGGTGTACGTGGAACTTTACCCTGGATGGCACCAGAGCTCCTAAGTGGAAAAACTAAGGTGACAGAGAAG ATTGATGTTTATTCTTTTGGAATTGTTATGTGGGAGTTGCTCACTGGTGATGAACCATATGCAGATATGCATTGTGCTTCAATAATAG GAGGAATCGTTAACAATACACTGCGTCCACAAATTCCAACATGGTGTGATCCCGAATGGAAAGCGCTGATGGAGAGTTGTTGGGCCCCTGATCCTGCAGAGAGGCCATCATTCTCAGAAATCTCTCAGAGATTGAGAACTATGGCAGCGGCAATGAATGTCAAATGA
- the LOC132039951 gene encoding transcription factor MYB36, which produces MGRAPCCDKASVKKGPWSPEEDATLKAYIEEHGTGNNWIALPQKIGLKRCGKSCRLRWLNYLRPNIKHGGFTEEEDNIICNLYISIGSRWSIIAAQLPGRTDNDIKNYWNTRLKKKLLGKRKQSQMNRLLLASGGQDLKEPNGLEENSLLQNLSNSALERLQLHMQLQTLQNPLSFYNNPSLWPKLTPLQQKMIQTLQANGTNENQSPLFAPMNPSENQARDHELGQKVGINEFASTMSTTRFKVNELVEKSPIDDFNNNKKNALDTNIGQENTREIQIQGVQGFSQLEIDDLILNNKGSVGLNLPSENQQIAEFDCFKEMDDGSRDNLAWWSNDFDTNTASSSNSWGSSSNILHNTHEGMYHQDYALGYNLQ; this is translated from the exons atgggGAGAGCTCCATGTTGTGACAAAGCAAGCGTGAAAAAAGGTCCATGGTCACCAGAAGAAGATGCAACACTCAAGGCATATATTGAAGAACATGGCACTGGTAACAATTGGATTGCTCTTCCCCAAAAAATAG GGCTTAAGAGATGTGGGAAGAGTTGCAGGCTGAGATGGCTCAATTACTTGAGACCTAATATTAAACATGGTGGATTTACTGAAGAAGAAGACAATATCATTTGCAACCTCTACATTAGTATTGGCAGCAG GTGGTCTATAATAGCTGCACAACTTCCTGGAAGAACCGACAATGATATCAAGAACTATTGGAACACTAGACTGAAGAAGAAATTGcttggaaaaagaaaacaatctCAAATGAACAGATTATTGCTTGCTAGTGGTGGCCAAGATCTTAAGGAACCAAATGGATTAGAAGAAAATTCGTTATTACAAAACCTAAGCAACTCGGCTCTTGAAAGGCTTCAACTTCATATGCAACTTCAAACCCTACAAAACCCTCTTTCTTTCTATAATAATCCATCACTTTGGCCTAAGTTAACCCCTCTTCAACAAAAAATGATCCAAACCCTACAAGCTAATGGCACAAATGAGAACCAATCACCCCTTTTCGCGCCGATGAATCCTAGTGAAAACCAAGCTCGTGATCATGAATTAGGGCAGAAAGTTGGGATCAATGAATTTGCTAGTACCATGAGTACTACTAGATTCAAGgtgaatgaattagtggaaaaAAGTCCAATTGATGACTttaacaacaataaaaaaaatgctCTTGACACAAACATAGGGCAAGAAAACACTAGAGAAATCCAGATTCAGGGTGTTCAGGGGTTTAGTCAGCTAGAGATCGATGACCTGATACTCAACAACAAAGGATCGGTAGGCCTGAATTTGCCTTCAGAGAATCAACAGATAGCCGAATTCGACTGTTTTAAGGAGATGGATGATGGATCAAGGGACAATTTGGCATGGTGGTCTAATGATTTTGACACAAATACGGCTTCTTCATCAAATTCTTGGGGTTCATCTTCAAATATTCTTCATAACACTCATGAAGGGATGTATCATCAAGATTATGCACTAGGATATAATTTGCAGTGA
- the LOC132040546 gene encoding TPD1 protein homolog 1B-like — MLHPSSHGKYLWLALVSLLLFPFTTSCWFDYTRKCSPNDIQIYQGPSGFSGLHIPQYTVQIVNEASANDGVFDVQLHCGEFASANLIEPSIFKRIGCGICLLKNGKRILPGEVISFEYSNILPYDLSVSQVKC, encoded by the exons ATGCTTCATCCTTCAAGCCATGGAAAATACTTATGGCTAGCTTTAGTGTCTTTGCTTCTCTTCCCCTTCACAACTTCAT GTTGGTTTGACTATACAAGGAAATGTTCTccaaatgatatacaaatataccAAGGCCCATCTGGTTTTAGTGGTCTTCATATACCCCAATATACAGTGCAAATTGTGAATGAGGCCTCAGCTAATGATGGGGTATTTGATGTTCAATTACATTGTGGTGAATTTGCTTCTGCAAATTTGATTGAACCATCAATATTTAAAAGAATTGGTTGTGGTATTTGCCTCTTGAAAAATGGCAAAAGGATTCTCCCTGGAGAAGTGATTTCTTTTGAGTATTCAAATATTCTTCCTTATGATTTATCTGTTAGTCAAGTTAAGTGCTGA